A window of the Henckelia pumila isolate YLH828 chromosome 3, ASM3356847v2, whole genome shotgun sequence genome harbors these coding sequences:
- the LOC140887392 gene encoding protein RER1A-like, producing the protein MDSTPGGSFTSSEKPAAESSAVENRDSAAIKASISRWIFTISQRYQHLLDKTTPHVLNRWIAFLCIAALYVLRVYLLEGFYVVSYALGIYLLNLLIGFLSPRVDPEFSDGPTLPTRGSDEFRPFVRRLPEFKFWYSITRAFCFAFILTFISIFDVPVFWPILLFYWIVLCMLTLRRQIEHMIKYKYVPFSFGKQRYDGKKAASTEPKSPPPVV; encoded by the exons ATGGACTCCACTCCAGGTGGTTCCTTCACATCCTCGGAGAAACCCGCCGCCGAGTCATCGGCGGTGGAAAATCGAGATTCAGCTGCAATCAAAGCGTCTATTTCACGGTGGATCTTCACAATTTCCCAACGATACCAGCATCTGCTGGACAAAACGACGCCCCATGTTCTAAACCGGTGGATCGCATTCCTGTGCATTGCAGCCTTGTACGTGCTGCGGGTTTACCTGTTAGAGGGCTTTTACGTGGTGTCGTACGCCCTCGGTATATATTTACTCAACCTTCTCATAGGATTCCTTTCGCCTCGGGTGGACCCGGAGTTTTCCGATGGGCCCACCCTTCCGACTCGCGGCTCCGACGAGTTCCGCCCCTTCGTACGCCGCCTGCCCGAATTTAAATTCTG GTACTCGATCACCAGAGCGTTCTGCTTTGCTTTCATTTTGACATTCATCAGCATATTTGATGTACCTGTTTTTTGGCCAATTCTCCTTTTCTACTGGATCGTTCTGTGCATGCTAACTCTGAGGCGACAGATAGAGCATatgatcaaatataaatacgTTCCATTCTCCTTCGGGAAGCAG AGGTATGATGGAAAAAAAGCAGCTTCAACCGAGCCCAAAAGCCCGCCCCCCGTAGTCTAG
- the LOC140887983 gene encoding UPF0481 protein At3g47200-like, producing MVAVFNKELLSWYLITLKLNQTVETGIHNAQSPTVSRSIGFPQEINGQIRQESQGSNSIEVPIKDEESGQVEQDQIKTPESEWVISIKDKLDQAQKDDAASSWAKLCIYRIPHCLRDGDDKAYIPQIVSLGPYHHGKKRLRNMDQHKWRAVHRILKRTEQDITIYLDAVKELEEKTRACYEGTICLSSNEFVEMMVLDSCFILELLCGAAGGFTQLGYSRSDPVFAMRGSMHSIQRDMIMLENQIPLFVLDRLLGLQSGNPDQKGVVARLALRFFDPLMPTDEPLTKIDRKRVESSIGNASTFDPLTDQGGLHSLEVFRRSLLAIRVGPKPTPRIWMKRWSHTSRVADKRRQQLIHCVTELKDSGIKFKRRKTDRFWDIKFKNGVLKIPRLLIHDGTKSLFLNLIAYEQCHLDCPNDLTSYVIFMDNLIDSAADVSYLHYCGIIEHWLGSDAEVAELFNRLCQEVVFDINDSNFSKLSEQVNQYYDHRWNAWRATLKSKYFSNPWAIISFVAAVVLLLLTFSQTFYGIYGYYRPPS from the coding sequence ATGGTGGCTGTATTCAACAAAGAGCTTCTAAGTTGGTACCTGATAACCCTCAAGCTGAATCAAACAGTAGAAACTGGGATTCATAATGCACAAAGTCCCACGGTTTCAAGATCCATTGGCTTCCCTCAAGAAATCAATGGTCAGATCAGACAGGAAAGTCAGGGCTCGAATTCGATCGAAGTTCCGATCAAAGACGAAGAGAGTGGCCAAGTCGAGCAGGATCAGATCAAGACTCCCGAGTCTGAGTGGGTGATCAGTATAAAAGATAAGCTTGATCAAGCTCAAAAAGACGATGCTGCGAGCTCATGGGCAAAACTATGTATTTATAGGATACCTCATTGTTTAAGAGATGGCGACGATAAGGCCTATATTCCTCAGATTGTGTCCCTTGGCCCTTATCACCATGGCAAGAAGCGTTTACGAAACATGGACCAGCATAAATGGCGAGCTGTTCATCGGATTCTTAAGCGAACGGAGCAGGACATAACGATATATTTGGACGCTGTTAAAGAGCTTGAAGAGAAAACTCGAGCTTGTTATGAAGGGACTATCTGTTTAAGTAGCAACGAGTTTGTGGAGATGATGGTGCTTGACTCTTGTTTCATCCTCGAGCTCCTTTGTGGTGCGGCAGGAGGGTTCACGCAACTTGGCTACTCGAGGAGCGACCCTGTTTTCGCTATGCGTGGTTCTATGCATTCGATTCAACGAGAcatgataatgctggagaatcaGATTCCTCTCTTTGTATTGGACAGGCTTCTAGGCCTTCAGTCTGGAAATCCTGACCAGAAAGGCGTCGTGGCACGTCTGGCGCTTCGGTTTTTCGACCCCTTGATGCCTACGGACGAGCCATTAACGAAAATCGATAGGAAAAGAGTCGAGTCATCCATTGGGAATGCGAGCACTTTTGATCCATTAACGGATCAGGGTGGACTCCACAGTCTTGAAGTCTTCAGGAGGAGCCTTTTAGCCATCCGAGTTGGCCCGAAACCGACTCCTCGGATATGGATGAAACGGTGGTCTCACACAAGTCGGGTGGCAGACAAGAGGCGGCAGCAACTCATTCACTGTGTCACAGAATTAAAAGATTCAGGGATCAAATTTAAGAGAAGGAAAACAGACAGATTCTGGGATATAAAATTCAAGAATGGAGTACTCAAGATTCCCCGGCTCTTGATCCACGACGGCACAAAATCGCTCTTCCTTAACCTCATCGCGTATGAACAATGCCACTTAGACTGTCCAAACGACTTAACATCGTACGTGATCTTTATGGACAACCTGATTGACTCGGCAGCAGATGTTAGTTACCTGCATTATTGTGGGATTATCGAGCATTGGCTGGGGAGCGACGCAGAGGTCGCGGAACTATTCAATCGGCTGTGTCAAGAGGTGGTTTTCGACATAAATGACAGCAACTTTTCGAAGTTGTCTGAGCAAGTGAATCAGTATTATGATCATAGATGGAATGCTTGGAGGGCTACATTGAAATCAAAGTACTTCAGTAATCCATGGGCTATCATCTCCTTTGTTGCTGCAGTTGTGCTGCTGCTGCTaactttttcacaaacattttACGGTATCTACGGTTATTATAGGCCACCAAGCTAA
- the LOC140890960 gene encoding uncharacterized protein, with product MQNLSCYGSGLILPSNPFSDTRHRLLHFASGGDGWRLPERCKPVPLPPASKIHLNSNSNSKPFDLFVAAAQTQPLLPHTFPTVTEDNFRFSGATNLVSGTDSVPFDAWTHWKKLGRPKFIVAPMVDHSELPFRLLCRKYGAHAAYTPMLHARVFNENPRYRSREFSTCKEDRPLLVQFCANNPDVLLEAAQRVEPYCDYVDINLGCPQNFAKRGNYGAYLMSNLPLVKSLVERLAKNLSIPVSCKIRIFPDIQDTINYTKMLEDAGCSLLAVHGRTIDQKDQKTIRANWDVIKAVRKVVSIPVLANGNIRHIDDVWRCLEETGVEGILSAEAILENPALFAGYRLTGEWVLGNGEMVKDLKLDQGELVVEYLKLCEKYPVPWGIIVSHVHKMLGDWFRIHPNVRDEFNAQKSLTFEYLYEMVFRLRELGVTLPLCVTHTNLHRLHCINSVKSC from the exons ATGCAGAACCTGTCGTGCTATGGGTCAGGTTTAATCTTACCCAGTAACCCATTTTCCGACACCAGACATCGCCTCCTTCATTTTGCTTCCGGCGGCGATGGGTGGCGGTTGCCGGAGAGATGCAAACCCGTCCCCCTCCCCCCTGCCTCCAAGATCCATCTCAACTCAAATTCGAACTCCAAACCTTTCGACCTCTTCGTGGCGGCGGCACAAACCCAACCCCTTTTGCCACACACCTTTCCCACTGTTACCGAGGACAATTTCCGCTTCTCTGGAGCTACGAATCTCGTCTCCGGGACAGATTCTGTCCCTTTTGATGCCTGGACCCACTGGAAGAAATTGGGAAGGCCCAAATTCATCGTAGCCCCTATGGTGGACCATTCCGAGCTACCGTTCCGTTTGCTCTGCAGGAAGTACGGTGCCCATGCCGCTTACACTCCGATGCTTCACGCTAGGGTTTTCAATGAAAACCCAAGATATCGCTCTCGAGAATTCTCTACCTGTAAG GAGGATAGGCCGCTGCTTGTGCAGTTCTGTGCAAATAATCCGGATGTTTTGCTGGAGGCCGCGCAGAGAGTGGAGCCTTACTGTGATTATGTTGACATTAACTTGGG GTGCCCCCAGAACTTTGCAAAACGAGGCAATTATGGTGCTTACCTCATGTCAAATCTTCCCCTCGTCAAGTCTCTGGTGGAAAGATTGGCAAAAAACCTGTCTATTCCTGTCTCATGCAAAATTCGAATATTTCCAGATATTCAAGACACCATCAACTACACCAAAATGTTGGAGGACGCTGGTTGTTCTCTTCTGGCGGTACATGGTCGTACAATAGACCAAAAAGACCAGAAAACAATCCGAGCGAACTGGGACGTGATAAAAGCAGTCAGAAAAGTGGTTAGCATACCCGTCCTTGCGAATGGAAATATACGGCACATTGATGATGTGTGGCGGTGCTTGGAAGAGACCGGAGTTGAAGGGATACTGTCAGCCGAAGCAATTCTGGAAAATCCAGCTCTTTTCGCTGGATACAGATTGACTGGTGAATGGGTTTTGGGGAATGGAGAAATGGTGAAAGACTTGAAACTGGACCAGGGGGAATTGGTGGTAGAGTATTTGAAGCTCTGTGAGAAATATCCAGTTCCTTGGGGGATTATAGTATCTCATGTGCATAAAATGTTAGGGGATTGGTTCAGAATACATCCAAATGTAAGAGACGAGTTTAATGCGCAGAAGAGTCTCACGTTTGAATACCTTTACGAGATGGTGTTTAGGCTTCGGGAGCTTGGTGTCACGTTACCTCTTTGTGTTACCCATACTAATCTCCACAGATTACATTGTATTAACTCTGTAAAAAGTTGTTag
- the LOC140890481 gene encoding uncharacterized protein yields MKIKLGSRFIQLHFNSDPKLNLLIPFMAAQSQSLSTQSFPTIEEDDILCSSEASVIPTEIETAPLGHPNGYLTGEAHIERAWSHWKQLGSPKLIVAPMVDNSELPFRLLCRKYGAHAAYTPMLHSRIFSENQKYRAEEFTTCKEDRPLFVQFCANDPAVLLEAARRVEPYCDYVDINFGCPQRIARRGNYGAFLMDNLPLVRSLVEKLSKNLNVPVSCKIRIFPDLQDTIKYAKMLEDAGCSLLAVHGRTRDEKDGKKFRANWNAIRTVRNAVRIPVLANGNIRHVDDAWQCIEETGVEGVLSAESLLENPALFGGYRTAEWVHENEENTQDGKLDQGDLLVEYLEFCEKYPVPWRMVRSHVHKMLGDWFRLHPNVRNDLNSQYKLTFEFLYGIVNRLRELGVQMPLKVSGNGSAV; encoded by the exons ATGAAAATCAAACTTGGGTCACGTTTCATCCAGCTCCACTTCAACTCTGACCCGAAATTAAATCTTCTCATTCCGTTCATGGCTGCCCAATCTCAATCCCTCTCCACACAATCCTTCCCCACCATCGAAGAAGACGATATTCTCTGCTCATCAGAAGCTTCGGTTATTCCTACGGAGATAGAAACCGCTCCTTTGGGCCATCCGAATGGGTACTTGACCGGAGAGGCCCACATCGAGAGGGCCTGGTCCcattggaagcaattgggcagTCCCAAGCTCATTGTAGCCCCCATGGTGGACAACTCGGAGCTGCCCTTTCGTCTTCTCTGCCGCAAGTACGGCGCTCATGCTGCTTACACTCCGATGCTGCACTCTAGAATTTTCAGTGAAAACCAAAAGTATCGGGCAGAAGAATTTACCACCTGTAAA GAGGATAGGCCATTGTTTGTGCAATTCTGCGCTAATGATCCGGCTGTTTTGCTGGAGGCTGCACGGAGAGTGGAGCCTTACTGTGACTATGTCGACATCAATTTTGG TTGTCCTCAACGTATTGCAAGACGGGGGAATTATGGTGCTTTCCTCATGGATAATCTTCCTCTTGTCAGATCCCTAGTTGAAAAATTGTCTAAAAACCTTAACGTTCCAGTGTCATGCAAAATTCGAATATTTCCAGATTTGCAAGATACCATTAAATATGCCAAAATGCTGGAGGATGCTGGTTGTTCTCTTTTGGCTGTACATGGAAGAACAAGAGATGAAAAGGATGGAAAGAAATTCCGGGCTAACTGGAATGCCATCAGAACCGTTAGAAATGCGGTTAGAATTCCTGTCCTTGCCAATGGAAATATACGGCACGTGGATGACGCCTGGCAGTGTATAGAAGAGACTGGCGTCGAAGGGGTACTTTCAGCGGAGTCCCTTCTCGAGAATCCAGCTTTGTTTGGTGGATATCGAACTGCTGAATGGGTACACGAGAACGAAGAAAACACTCAAGATGGGAAACTGGACCAAGGTGATCTGTTggtggaatatttggagttctGTGAGAAATATCCAGTTCCATGGCGAATGGTTCGTTCACATGTGCACAAGATGTTGGGAGACTGGTTCAGGCTTCATCCAAATGTAAGAAACGATCTTAATTCACAGTACAAGCTTACGTTTGAATTTCTTTATGGCATTGTGAACCGACTTAGAGAACTTGGTGTTCAGATGCCTCTAAAAGTATCTGGAAATGGTAGTGCAGTATAA